A portion of the Drosophila sechellia strain sech25 chromosome 2R, ASM438219v1, whole genome shotgun sequence genome contains these proteins:
- the LOC116800635 gene encoding kinesin-like protein KIF13B isoform X8, with amino-acid sequence MASDKIKVAVRVRPFNRREIELDTKCIVEMEKQQTILQNPPPLEKIERKQPKTFAFDHCFYSLNPEDENFASQETVFDCVGRGILDNAFQGYNACIFAYGQTGSGKSYTMMGTQESKGIIPRLCDQLFSAIANKSTPELMYKVEVSYMEIYNEKVHDLLDPKPNKQSLKVREHNVMGPYVDGLSQLAVTSYQDIDNLMTEGNKSRTVAATNMNAESSRSHAVFSVVLTQILTDQATGVSGEKVSRMSLVDLAGSERAVKTGAVGDRLKEGSNINKSLTTLGLVISKLADQSNGKKSGNDKFVPYRDSVLTWLLKDNLGGNSRTVMVATISPSADNYEETLSTLRYADRAKRIVNHAVVNEDPNARIIRELRHEVETLRSMLKHATGSPVGDVQDKLAESENLMKQISQTWEEKLVKTERIQNERQQALEKMGISVQASGIKVEKNKYYLVNLNADPSLNELLVYYLKDRTLIGGRSISGQQPDIQLSGLGIQPEHCVITIEDSGLYMEPVQGARCFVNGSAAVEKTPLQNGDRILWGNHHFFRVNSPKSNNTSMCASEPQTPAQLIDYNFARDEIMQNELSNDPIQTAIARLERQHEEDKQVALEKQRQEYERQFQQLRNILSPSTPYAPYAPYDPLRMGKITPNTPTSQMRVEKWAQERDEMFRRSLGQLKTDIMRANSLVQEANFLAEEMEKKTKFSVTLQIPPANLSPNRRRGAFVSEPAILVKRTNSGSQIWTMEKLENKLIDMREMYQEHKERVLNGLDEDNAKPQDPFYESQENHNLIGVANIFLEVLFHDVKLDYHTPIISQQGEVAGRLQVEIERIAGQMPQDRMCESVSESSGDSRDEYDDPVDPTFNQITCRVTIKCASGLPLSLSNFVFCQYTFWGHQEMVVPVINAESTAHDQNMVFKFEHTQDFTVTINEEFLEHCIEGALSIEVWGHRSAGFSKTKGWEVEQQQAKARSLVDRWAELSRKIELWVEIHELNDNGEYSPVEVTNRNEVLTGGIYQLRQGQQRRVNVRVKPVQNSGTLPIICQSIVNVAIGSVTVRSRLQRPLDSYQEEDLTVLREKWSEALGRRRQYLDQQIQMLIKKEEKNEQERERELSLVHQWVSLTEERNAVLVPAPGSGIPGAPASWEPPSGMEPHVPVLFLNLNGDDLSAQNTNDELSIAGINSILSKEHGHKFYTLQILQHLDKDVCCVASWDSSMHDSQALNRVTEANERVYLILRTTVRLSHPAPMDLVLRKRLSINIKKGQTLTDRLKKFRLVRGENAIWQSGVTYEVVSNIPKASEELEDRESLAQLAASGDDCSASDGETYIEKYTRGVSAVESILTLDRLRQNVAVKELETAHGQPLSMRKTVSVPNFSQIMRFDASMESLLNVGRSESFADLNNSALGNKFTPAGHSSAGAGGVIRSRHSFGGKGSSDDSPGKAFGIASPATSKLLGMRMTTLHEEPLGGHRSLDEEPEDSYSDSEYAAEYEQERQQNKSMATRSRLTASKTMDSFMDVSSHSNQSYLSYTSSANANMKHLTGLATLSMSSSTSSGYGSQAVSCNNLSNEDIASMRSMSIDETPDFDRVNSNSPPNRQARVNPFLKDMPKAKIQEKPEPQAKKLQEAFTHPLEQLESRENAQSDDDECAQLPKNNNNNEDLVNEPKQLPGQTELEEAMSQPESQTEFATDNQNGNRSSDELSHSSEDLLEGDGIVREELPAGKVVRRKKSNTQPPSNGNIAHNNNNSTSQAPRINHRASLAKMEGLAAYLDSSIMTSSTEVDEESKDVELVLPEWIVVGESVLIRPYNTSGVIRFVGTTEFQPGAWIGVELDTPTGKNDGSVKGVQYFQCKPKHGMFVRSDKLMLDKRGKAMRAYKAAEKSNSISKEMSTSMTGSMTRSKSRGDSLNLSARK; translated from the exons AAATCGAACTAGATACGAAATGTAtcgtggaaatggaaaaacagCAGACGATACTGCAGAATCCGCCACCACTGGAAAAAATAGAGAG AAAACAACCAAAGACATTCGCATTCGATCACTGCTTTTACTCATTGAACCCCGAGGACGAGAACTTTGCGTCCCAGGAGACAGTGTTCGATTGCGTGGGACGTGGAATTCTGGATAATGCATTCCAGGGCTATAATGCGTGCATATTCGCTTACGGCCAGACAG GTTCTGGCAAGTCCTACACGATGATGGGCACCCAGGAGAGCAAGGGTATCATTCCACGTCTGTGTGACCAACTCTTCTCGGCCATAGCAAACAAATCGACACCCGAGCTTATGTACAAGGTGGAGGTGTCCTACATGGAGATCTATAACGAGAAGGTCCACGATCTGCTCGATCCCAAGCCGAACAAACAGTCGCTTAAGGTACGCGAGCATAATGTAATGGGGCCGTATGTGGACGGACTGTCGCAGCTGGCTGTGACATCCTATCAGGACATCGACAACCTCATGACCGAAGGCAACAAGTCACGAACTGTGGCCGCCACCAATATGAACGCCGAGTCGTCGCGCTCCCACGCCGTCTTCTCAGTGGTCCTCACTCAGATACTCACGGATCAGGCGACGGGAGTGAGCGGCGAGAAGGTGTCCCGCATGTCCCTGGTGGATTTGGCTGGCTCCGAGCGGGCTGTGAAAACGGGAGCTGTTGGCGATCGTCTGAAGGAAGGCTCCAACATCAACAA ATCTCTGACCACACTGGGCCTGGTCATCTCCAAGTTGGCCGATCAATCCAATGGCAAGAAGAGTGGTAACGACAAATTCGTTCCCTACCGCGATTCCGTGCTCACCTGGCTGCTGAAAGACAATTTGGGTGGTAACTCCAGGACTGTTATGGTAGCAACAATCTCGCCGTCGGCAGATAACTACGAGGAGACGCTTTCCACACTGCGTTATGCAGATCGAGCCAAGCGCATTGTCAACCATGCTGTTGTTAACGAAGATCCCAATGCCCGCATCATTCGTGAGCTGCGGCACGAGGTGGAGACCCTTAGAAGTATGCTGAAACACGCTACTGGCTCACCCGTGGGCGATGTCCAGGATAAGCTGGCTGAGAGCGAGAACCTAATGAAACAGATTTCGCAGACTTGGGAGGAGAAGCTGGTTAAGACGGAACGCATTCAGAACGAACGGCAGCAGGCTCTAGAGAAAATGGGCATTAGTGTACAGGCCAGTGGCATCAAGGTAGAGAAGAACAAGTACTACTTGGTCAATTTAAATGCCGATCCGTCCCTTAACGAGCTGCTGGTTTACTATCTGAAG GATCGCACACTGATTGGCGGACGCAGTATCAGTGGCCAGCAGCCGGATATACAACTTTCCGGTCTCGGAATCCAGCCCGAGCACTGTGTGATCACAATCGAGGATAGTGGACTGTACATGGAGCCAGTGCAGGGAGCGCGCTGCTTTGTGAACGGATCTGCTGCTGTCGAAAAGACACCACTCCAGAACGGCGACCGTATCCTGTGGGGCAACCACCACTTTTTCCGTGTCAACTCGCCGAAGAGCAATAACACTAGTATGTGCGCCTCGGAGCCCCAGACGCCGGCGCAACTGATTGATTACAATTTCGCACGCGATGAGATTATGCAGAACGAACTGAGCAACGACCCTATCCAGACGGCCATTGCTCGGCTGGAACGTCAGCACGAGGAAGATAAGCAGGTGGCGCTTGAAAAACAACGGCAGGAGTACGAGCGTCAGTTCCAGCAGCTACGCAATATTCTGTCGCCTAGTACTCCATATGCACCTTATGCTCCTTACGATCCACTGCGCATGGGCAAGATTACCCCAAATACTCCTACTTCGCAGATGCGAGTGGAAAAGTGGGCTCAG GAACGCGATGAGATGTTTCGTCGCAGTTTGGGTCAGCTTAAAACGGATATTATGCGTGCGAATTCCCTGGTCCAGGAGGCCAACTTTCTGGCTGAGGAGATGGAGAAGAAAACCAAGTTTTCAGTCACTCTGCAGATTCCGCCAGCCAATCTGAGCCCTAACAGAAGGCGTGGGGCATTTGTCAGCGAACCCGCCATTCTGGTGAAGCGCACAAACTCCGGTAGCCAGATCTGGACGATGGAGAAGCTGGAAAACAAGCTGATAGACATGCGCGAGATGTACCAGGAGCACAAGGAGCGCGTTCTGAACGGACTG GACGAGGATAATGCCAAGCCACAGGATCCATTTTACGAGTCGCAAGAGAACCACAATCTCATTGGCGTGGCGAATATATTCCTGGAGGTTCTGTTTCATGACGTCAAGCTGGACTACCACACGCCTATCATTAGCCAGCAAGGCGAGGTAGCGGGACGGCTTCAGGTCGAGATCGAGCGGATTGCCGGCCAGATGCCACAGGACCGCATGTGCGAGTCAGTCTCAGAATCCTCTGGCGATTCACGGGATGAGTACGATGACCCTGTGGATCCCACATTCAATCAGATTACCTGCCGTGTGACGATCAAGTGCGCCAGTGGACTGCCATTGTCGCTTTCCAACTTTGTCTTTTGCCAGTACACTTTTTGGGGTCACCAAGAGATGGTTGTTCCGGTTATCAATGCTGAATCAACTGCGCACGACCAGAACATGGTGTTTAAGTTTGAACACACCCAGGACTTCACGGTTACAATAAACGAAGAGTTTTTGGAGCACTGCATAGAAGGAGCTCTGTCCATCGAGGTGTGGGGCCATCGCAGCGCCGGCTTCTCCAAGACAAAGGGCTGGGAAGTGGAACAGCAGCAAGCCAAGGCCCGTTCCCTGGTCGATCGTTGGGCGGAACTCTCGCGGAAGATCGAGCTTTGGGTGGAGATTCACGAGCTTAATGACAACGGCGAGTATTCGCCAGTGGAGGTTACCAATCGCAACGAGGTCTTGACCGGTGGCATTTACCAGTTACGTCAGGGTCAGCAGCGGCGGGTGAATGTACGGGTGAAGCCGGTGCAGAACTCTGGCACCTTGCCCATTATCTGCCAGTCAATTGTGAACGTTGCCATTGGCAGTGTGACAGTGCGATCTCGGCTGCAGCGACCACTGGATTCTTACCAGGAGGAAGATCTCACCGTGCTGCGCGAGAAGTGGAGCGAAGCACTGGGACGAAGGCGACAATACCTTGACCAACAAATCCAGATGCTTATAAAGAAGGAGGAGAAGAACGAACAGGAGCGCGAGAGGGAGCTAAGCTTGGTTCATCAGTGGGTCTCGTTGACGGAGGAGCGCAACGCTGTATTGGTGCCAGCTCCTGGCTCGGGCATTCCGGGAGCACCTGCCTCATGGGAGCCACCGTCCGGAATGGAGCCACATGTGCCCGTCCTCTTCCTCAACCTGAACGGTGACGATCTGTCGGCACAAAACACCAACGACGAGCTCTCCATCGCCGGCATCAATTCCATTCTGTCCAAGGAGCATGGACATAAGTTCTACACGCTGCAAATTCTGCAGCACCTAGATAAAGATGTGTGCTGTGTGGCCAGCTGGGACTCTTCGATGCACGACAGTCAGGCCCTGAACCGTGTCACAGAGGCCAATGAGCGGGTCTATCTTATTCTGCGCACCACGGTACGCCTCTCGCACCCAGCACCTATGGATCTCGTGCTCCGCAAGCGACTAAGCATAAACATCAAGAAGGGACAGACGCTAACCGACCGCCTGAAGAAATTCCGACTTGTGCGGGGAGAGAACGCCATCTGGCAGAGCGGCGTCACCTATGAGGTGGTCTCTAACATTCCAAAGGCCTCCGAGGAGTTGGAGGACCGCGAGTCCCTTGCGCAGTTGGCTGCCAGTGGAGACGATTGCTCCGCAAGTGACGGCGAAACCTACATAG AAAAATATACGCGCGGTGTTTCGGCGGTGGAGAGCATACTGACTTTGGATCGACTGCGGCAGAATGTGGCGGTCAAGGAGCTGGAAACGGCTCATGGACAGCCGCTCAGCATGCGCAAGACCGTCAGCGTGCCGAACTTCTCACAG ATTATGCGCTTCGATGCATCGATGGAGTCGCTGCTGAATGTGGGACGATCCGAGTCCTTTGCCGATCTCAATAACAGCGCTTTGGGCAACAAGTTTACTCCAG CAGGCCATAGTTCAGCAGGAGCTGGCGGAGTCATCCGAAGTCGCCACAGCTTTGGAGGCAAAGGAAGCAGCGATGATTCTCCCGGAAAAGCCTTTGGCATTG CTTCGCCAGCTACTAGTAAGCTGCTGGGCATGCGCATGACCACGTTGCACGAGGAGCCACTGGGTGGACACAGATCTCTCGACGAAGAGCCTGAGGACAGCTACAGCGACTCGGAATATGCTGCCGAATACGAACAGGAGCGGCAGCAAAATAAAAGCATGGCCACGCGATCCCGCCTCACGGCTTCCAAGACCATGGACTCATTCATGGACGTCAGCAGCCATTCGAACCAGAGCTACTTGAGCTACACGTCCAGTGCCAACGCTAACATGAAGCACCTGACCGGCCTGGCGACGCTGAGCATGAGCTCATCCACCAGCAGTGGCTACGGTTCCCAGGCAGTCTCCTGCAATAATCTCAGCAACGAGGATATTGCTTCAATGCGTTCCATGAGCATTGATGAGACACCAG ATTTCGATCGAGTCAACTCGAATTCGCCACCGAATCGGCAGGCACGAGTTAACCCCTTCCTCAAGGACATGCCCAAAGCTAAAATACAAGAGAAACCGGAGCCGCAGGCTAAGAAACTGCAGGAAGCATTCACGCATCCGTTGGAGCAGCTGGAGTCCAGGGAAAACGCACAAAGCGACGATGATGAATGCGCGCAACTGCCaaagaataataacaacaacgaGGACTTGGTAAACGAACCGAAGCAACTTCCAGGTCAAACGGAGCTGGAGGAAGCTATGTCGCAACCTGAATCACAAACGGAGTTTGCCACAGACAATCAGAACGGCAACAGGTCCTCCGACGAGTTAAGCCACAGTTCCGAGGATCTGCTCGAAGGCGATGGCATCGTCCGGGAAGAGTTGCCCGCTGGAAAGGTGGTGCGGCGAAAGAAGTCCAACACGCAGCCCCCGAGCAATGGCAACATCGCacataacaataacaacagcacAAGCCAGGCACCGCGCATCAATCATCGGGCATCGTTGGCCAAAATGGAGGGTCTAGCCGCATACTTGGACTCTAGCATTATGACTAGCAGCACAGAAGTTGATG AGGAGAGCAAGGATGTGGAATTGGTTCTGCCCGAGTGGATTGTGGTGGGAGAGTCAGTGTTAATTCGACCCTATAACACCAGCGGCGTCATTCGCTTTGTGGGCACCACGGAATTCCAACCCGGTGCCTGGATTGGCGTTGAATTGGACACACCAACGGGCAAAAACGACGGCAGCGTGAAGGGCGTTCAGTATTTCCAGTGCAAGCCCAAGCACGGCATGTTTGTGCGCTCCGACAAGCTGATGCTGGACAAGCGTGGCAAGGCGATGCGAGCCTACAAGGCCGCCGAGAAgagcaacagcatcagcaaAG AGATGAGTACCTCGATGACTGGCTCGATGACACGCTCCAAGAGCCGCGGCGATTCGCTAAATCTTTCAGCGCGTAAATGA